The Pungitius pungitius chromosome 4, fPunPun2.1, whole genome shotgun sequence nucleotide sequence CACCGTGTCCGTGAACAAACAACCGTTCCTCCTCAGCGAGATCTGCTGCCCTTGACTCTGACGGCCCAGGTAGGACCAACACCTGTGTGAAATAGTGTGAAATGAAATCATTGACATCAATAAAGCCAATGAACAAAGGGACCACCAACCGATTGGATGTAACGTGTTGGTGTCTCTTATGTtagtgcagctgtgtgtgtgtgtgtgtgagtgtgtgttcccACCCTGATCCAGAGAAGAAGCTGAGGTACTGTTGCTGAGTGCGCCTCCAGACAAAGCGGATGCAGGTGGTCCTGTGGAAGGTCAGCAGGCTTTGGATGATGATGTTTTGCTCGTTTCTGGCTGTGGAGACGAGCGGAGAAGCTGCTGAGAGGAGATCTCCCCCTGAGCACCACAGACTCCGGATCAGTTCACTCACTGTACTCGTTGGAGATGATGACGGGCACGTAGACGTAGCTTCCGCTCTTGGGCCACTTGCAGCCCGAGCTCACGCAGGGGTCCGCGTTCCTCTGCAGGTTGGGCACGATGTCGCCGTGCTCGAGGCGCGTGTCTGCAGAGCAACGAGTACACAAACACTCCTCAGAACATTCAACAGCAGGAAGTCCTGTTTTCTGCTTGACAGCCACGGAGCAAAGAGCTAAGGCTTCAGAGAACTggttcattatcatcatagtgcCATTACTATCTAATGAAGTACTTAAGTGGGGTAAATAAACGTTTAACATTGATGAATGAGGAAGTCATTCATCTTTGGTGAATGACTAGTTGTTGATCTTCATAACAATTTCTCATTGTGTTTCTGCATCAGGTTTTTCAAGCAGGATCTCACCGATGCCATCGTTGGCTCTGGCGATGGTTTCAGACACATCCATCTTTtctataaaacacacagagaaacaaccCATGACACCAGAAACCAGCTTTAGCTTCAAAAGTAGACACGAGACACCAACTTTTGGGTCAACCTGTGGGACGTTCTCCATTAGTGGACTCACCTATTGGGGCGTCGTCATCAGTGGCTCCCTGCAACACAAAGGCATTACAAATGACAACCAGGGCAAAATCACATCCAGCACGTTTACTGATTTCCCAGTGTGGACGGAGTGGTACGTACCGAAGGGGTCaacgagaggaagaagaggaaaaggaaggcCGGAGTCATGATGCTGGTCTTCTCCATTTTAAACTCAGTCTGAAAATCAagtgaaataaagagcagagatTGGTGGTTAAAGGTGAAGTTTGGCGCGTAAAGGAGGATGAAGGACGTGCTTACCTGTTGATGCTCGATGCTGCGGGATCTCCGCTCCTCGCTCTTTATAGGCCGCTCGTGTGGGCGTGTTCCACCTTCCGAGCTGTCAATCCAATAGTTTGTGGTCCTGTTGAAGCAAACAAAATGTCCCGAACCCACAGGAATGTGGCCCGGCTGCATATTGAGCGCACATACCTACATAGGTGTGTACCTGGACACAATGTCTGGACACAATTCTTATTCAATTGTTTTTCTCTATTTTATTAGATATTTCTAAATTTATATTGAAAACATTGAAACTACCAACAGCAACATGGAATTATGTGGTAAACAAAAGTGTTGTTACGTGAGCTTTGGACTCCTTTCACTCAGCTTCCTGAGGTTGTCACCTGGAAAGGTTTTTAACTAAAAGGTGGGCCTTGTCAAGagtttatttgttgtatttcttaATGTGTTTGTGACATCAGTGGTGTTGTGCGGTGGTTGGTGCACAGTTCTATTTCTCCAGTTCTCCAGATTAAGGCAAGAAACACTGTACTAAGTAAAGGGAAAGGACTCATGACCCCCCAGGGCAGGAAGACCAAGACTTACCTGTGCTGCCGGGGAGAAGTTCGGGAAGCTTCAGTCGCTTGTTCATCACGTTGCACCAGGTGGAAATCTGCCTCCAAGAGGATccaatgtgtgtagttttgtattttaaataacattaacaattaagcaacagtgtctaaaatacaccgACAGCCCTCATGTAAATGCAAAGGAGCTGCAGACTGGGTCATTGTTCATGATGATGCTTGGTCATCCAGCTGTTATTCgttcttttattttataaccATTTGTTCAAACTTAAAGTACGAAGGCttcatgttattttttcatcagACACGCAAAGGCACCAGGATGTCATTCCATGGAACAATTAAAGGTTCAGGTTGATCAGGTGTGTGAAgctgaagggtgtgtgtgtgtgtgtgtttgtgtgtgtgtgtgtgtgcatatgtgagtgtgtgtgcgtgtttgtgtgtgtgtttgtgtgtgcatgtgtgagtgtgtgtgtgcatatgtgtttgtgtgcgtgtgtgcctgtgcgtgcgcatgcgcgtgtgtgtgcgtgcgtgcgtgtgtttgtttgtgtgtgtgtgtgtgcgtgtgtgtgcgtgtatgtgcgtgcgtgcgtgtgtgtgtgtgtctgtgtgtgtctgtgtgtgtgtgtgtgtgcatatgtgagtgtgtgtgcgtgtttgtgtgtgtgtgtgtgtgtgcatgtgtgagtgtgtgtgtgtgtgtgcatatgtgtttgtgtgcgtgtctgcctGTGCGTGcgcatgcgcgtgtgtgtgcgtgcgtgcgtgtgtttgtttgtgtgtgtgtgtgtgcgtgtgtgtgcgtgtatgtgcgtgcgtgcgtgtgtgtgtgtgtctgtgtgtgtctgtgtgtgtgtgtgtgtgagacagtttCCTCCAAGTTGAAGTCcagagaaataaaataaaatacagaaaattATTATTCCAGAAATGTACGAGATTTTACAACagaataataaaacaaacacacgtaTAAACACACGTACAGAAGTAAAGTATCGTGTGAGAAGTAATGCTGACATCATTGTAAAATGAAATAGCAAAAAGAATGTATTTACTACTTACTGAGAACAAAGACAGAACCAGTTCTCTTTGTTGTAGTGTACATGACAAAGTAAATTACTGTGAGCTATTCTAGCCTTTGTGTGCCTGTCCGTAATGACGGCCTTTTATAATCCATCTCTTTGTTAGATTTTATTGGTTGTCATCTCATTGTTCTCATCACACACTTGACCTGGTACTTTCCACAGCTCCACTCACACCCCCTGAACTCCCTTCACCTCTGCCCTCAGCTGCCCCTGAGCACTAAGCCTCTGTAGCGCTtcagtacattacattacatcacatgtcttTTATCCagagcgacttacaataagtgcatttccacatagagatacaaactcagaagaacaagtaacaagaaagtacaattttcatcaaatatgcagtttcaaaacatattacagaaaagtgccattataagtacgagttaagtgctaccatttgctAGTGTTCAGTATTGTGTCTGAAGATATCAGTGGACTTCTGTGAAAGCTTTAGTCCGTCCCAGTTCGATCCTCCCGTTGATTCTACTACAGACTCTTTAGGAGTGGTCTTAAGAAAGAAGAGTGGTAACTAGAAGGAAGTTTGCTCTTCTGTATAACCCTCAAATCCACAACTTGACCAGGTGTTCCACTAATATAAAGGAATCTAGGCTTGTTTGGCGAGAAAGTCTTTAAGCATCGAAGATGGCTCTCCATAAAggcttaaagcacagaccaataGCATTCGAGTTCAACCATCCCACGTGACACCACTCAACCAATCGAGTCTTTGAATTCCAGGCAGGACGATGATATCGTCTCCATACGGCAGACAGACGAGAGACGTGgcagcaaattacaaataaaaagacctaatgaagaaaagaaagacagcgACGTTTGACAAAGCGAtgagtgagacggagaaagcgaGACAAAGGGATgacacaaggttctgtgcttggactgATTTCATCCACCCTGCGTTCTATAGGCaatgttatcagaaaacactgcatacacaatcattgttatgcagacgatactcaattGTATCTATAGATCAACTAAAACATTTCTAGATTCCTCTGTTGACTCCATGGAACCCGTCTCTGGATGGGAAGGTGTGTCGAGTGTCTGAGCGGTCCAAGAGTCGTAGAGGTTCGTCCTGTCCGACGTGTCTCCTGTTCAAAGGTAAGGCGCTAACAAAACCTTCTGCAGTTACAGAACTCTAGTATGTTGTTTCAGGCTGTTTCAACTACCACAACAGAACACAATGCTCTGCCTGTGTTTGGATATGACTCATGGGTCACAATACTCAAACTTCATTCATCCACTGTGTCGCTTTGTCAAAGCTTCTGCGCCACCTGGTGGTTTCATGCCTCTGTTCTCTTTGATGAAACCATTATTTAAAGTTATCACCAAATATCCGTCCAGCAGTTCTAGTGCCTTTAGATCTGCTTTTGGGATTAAGCACCTTATTCATGTGTCACAGcttttcatgttatttatgcGTTCTATCGTTTCTATCTAAACTACGTCTCTTGTGTCCTCATCCACTTGATCTTTTGATGTCTCACACAGCAATTAAACGATTTAGTTCTTCTCTTAACTCACGGAAACAATTTGAGCTTCGATCTAAAACTAAGCGCGCCCTGCTCCCTTCTGGCCGTCATGTGTATGGAACATGGTTTAAAGCAGGGTGAAGACTCGGAGGTCCAGTGAATATATACGCACACTAAAGAACAAAATGTATAGATATACTGTATGCATACACtaaagtgtctcctcctggttcatcctcttcacatccagatgtgaatctgctgcagtaacctgaaacctctctgtcttatctctccctcacattccaatactttctatgtagaaacatctggctttatgcctcaaagagtgaatataacacagcatacatagtttgtcttcatcttataactagtacacttcaattacaacatataagatcacagttcttcatgtttaacacagtttatgtggcctcactcggctgtcttgcaactagttgctcatctaatacctgacaggagaaaaaactcccaaaaatCCTCATTGGGGATAAAATTGGgatccgtccccaggttttaacatggtgacaggatgttaattaATGTCTGGCTTTTCAAAGGAAAAACTTTGGTCTGAGGCCAAACGCAGTGAATTTTTCCCTAAAGGCCATGcacatgtatttgtttatttgtttacaatGAGGCCAtttaaagtgcttcacataaagcCAATAAAACCTTCCAAACAAGGCACAaggaaattaaatttaaaaaagaattgagAGCATTGATTGAGACATTAAaaacagacaataaaacatgcatatGAATGAAATACACAGCAAAAAGCATCCACTCCATCCTTGTATAAAGCAGACCTGCAGGGTGGAGCAGATGAACTGAAGCTGCTCAAGCTGCAGCCTTCTGGTTGACTTTTTACAGATACATGTGAGCACATTGTTATAATAGACCCATCTACTTTACTCTAGTTTTTGAAATCCTGCTGAGACATAAATCCTTTAATCTTTGGTATAATATTTATGTAATAATAGGCTGGTTTTGCCGAGGTTGAGGTCTGAATCCATAACTACACCTACATTTCTGGCTTGGTTTGTGGTTTTTAACATCAGTAATTGAAGCTCAGCGATGACTTTCAATCATTTATCCTTGTTACCAAAacaattaaatacaatattgttatttttgcttttaaCTGAGAAAATTATAGCACATGTAGTTTTATTACTTGTTCAAAGCATTTACCCAACGCTTGCACGGGATTGGAGTCCCGTGGAGAGATAGTTAAGTAGATTTGTGTGTTATCTGCATAATTATTATAGCATCCTATTTATTTCCGTAAAGACAGCAAACTTCTCCTTGCTGTGATTTCAGTTCTTCTAACTCTGCTGGTATCGGACCTCTGCGTTGGATCCATGTCTTTGATCCATAACTTGCGTGTACAGTCACAATTTCTAACTACTGAGCCTGTGATAACCAATTTACAGACACACTACCGGTCAAACCTTTGGAAACATTTCTCATCGAAGAGAATGAGAAAATATGTCcagacttttgactggtactgtacttATATACACATAACATCCATGTATATGTACACATaaatatattgatttttttaatgtttcatgtgtgtcttttgttattgttttagttgttgtttaAGTCTGCTAAACGCTTCGTCTCCCATTGGAGACATAAAGCTTTACGCTGATCAGTACTTAATGTTCCTCGGTCTGGTAGCCAGTGTCCTACATAAAAAGACCCACTCATTCTACAATCTGTGACAGTTGAACTGAGGACGGTGTCCAGAGGTCGCGCATTCGTCCAAACCCAAACGCAGGGTAGAGGGCTCCGGTGAAACTGCAGcggaaggtgtggaggtgggtgCGTTTGACCGAAGAGCCGAAGCAGGGGAGAAGGTAGAAGGACACGGTGCCGGCAGGCCAGTCCAGATACAAGGCCATTCTGTTAGAGTCAGACGGCGAGACAGACACTTCTTCTGGTTCTTTGTTGTGCCAGGCGGTGAAACTCTGAGCCGTGCAGAACAGGCTCCACGACTGATCGTTCCATCCGATGCAGCAGTCATCACCGTCTCCTCTCCGGTTGATTCCTCTGTATGTCACTCCAATATGAACCCTTCCTTTCCACTGGACCTCCCAGTAACAACGCCCAGTCAGACCTTCTCTACACAGCAGCTGTCTCCATCTGTCAAATCTCTCCGGATGATCGGCGCGCGGCTGTTTCTCTTTCACCAGCGTCGTTACTAGGTTGTTGTCAGACAGCGAGAGGTTTTGGCCTGCTGTGGTTGGGTCCAGTGAAAGTTCACAGAAATCTGATGGGacacaaaaaatgactttaaatTCACTGCCCTTTGAAGTCAGCGATAGATTAATAACTTTGGACGGAACCAGTCCTGATGCTCATGCtctgtgttgtatttttacttttgccGTACAGAGATTAGAGGTCAATTTAAACCTCATCTTATTCTCGGCAACAAGGTGACCTTTGTCACAGGAGGCTCTAATCGACCAGGTCAGGGACACTAGATGAGTTTAACTTACACTTAAGAATTGATGGTTTCAGGCGACATTTTCCACAATGATCGATCCTGTGAAGAAGGTATATAATTATAAATGgcagagaaagacaaacagacatTAAGTTTGCGTTCACACCTGTAGGTTCTTTGGAAaaccaaacaggaagttgtACTGACTGACAGGTGACCAGTTGATTGGACAGTTGGCTATTTCTTTTGGTCTGAGTCAGATCGACCCACAAAGGGTCACCACAAACAGATTCAGCTTGGAAACAGATCGAGATCAATCTTCATAGGCGGTCATGTTTTGGTAATTTGGGTCGAACAGCTGTCTAATTAACAATTCAGTCCAAATAAACCGTACCTACCAAGCAGTTTGGGTGTAAAAGCACtcttacacatgcacacatattcAACAGCCACACTGTATGTGAACAAATATAAAACCAATGCTACTTGAGAGTCTCTAGTTTCCAGGCGGGGTCCTCCAGCTTAGCAGCCAGCAGTGTCTTTCCTGGGCCTTCTGGGTGGTTgaagctcaggtccagctctctcagatgGGAGGGGTTGGAGGTGAGAGCTGAAACTAGAGAAGTGAAGCCTTCCTCTGAGACCTGACAGCCCGAAAGGCTGAAAACACATCAAAAGCGTCATAATAGATTTACACCTTCATCAATCAATAGTTCTGACGTGCAACAATCTGGTTGGACATTTCATGCTTCCTCCTTTAGCATCATTTTGACTGGCTGCAATGGCTGGACTGGCTGGACGATGCTACGCTTTGGTTGGCCTTTGAGGACCGGACTTAGCTATCAGGAACCGGTTTCTTTTTCATCTGAAAGATTGTATTTAACCCATTCAAGCAAGACTGACCTTAGAATCTCCAGTCTACAATCTGGACTCCGGAGTCCATCCGACAGCAGCTTTAcacctgaatcctgcaggtcatTGTtactcaggtccagctctcttaAGATACAGTTCTTAGTGAGAACAGAGGCCAGAGCTTCACAGCCTTTTGTcgagaggttacagccacttagcctaaaaaagaaaaagtagttTGATCTCTGCCACAGAAATGAGCCTTCTCAACACATGTTATGCTTCAATTTCCATGTACACCTACAGAGCTGTTCTGGATGCCTTGACCACGGGCAGAAGCTTCAGAAAACCCTCCTCTGAATCTGAGTATTTGTTCAGATCAAACACATCTAATTCCTTTTGTGaagacagtaagatgaagacgaGTGCTGACCACTGAGAGGGTGAGGGTTTGTCCCCAGACAGACGTCCTAATCTCAGGTACttttggatctcctccactaaaGAACAGTCATCCAgctcattcagacagtggaacagattgatgctctTCTCCAAAGGTGGATCGTCCTTGATCTTCTTCTTGATGTACTGCACTAGCAACTCTTTGACTTGTTGTTTACCTTTTGTCGATTTCATCAGATCTTGTAGGagagtctgattggtctccagtaGAAGGCCCAGAAGGAAACGGACAAACAAGTCCAAGTGTCCATTTGGACTCTCTAAAGCCTTGTCCACTGCCTTCTGGTAGAGACGTTTGAATGGCATGTTGCTATATAATGGTCGACgtacatctctcagtggatcgATGCCAGTGTTGACGAACGTCAGGAAGACATAAAGTGCTGCCAAAAACTCCTGAACGCTCAGATGGACAAAGCAGAACACCTTCTCCTGGGTCAGCCCAGCCCCATTGAAGATCTCTGTGAATATTCCAGAGTGTATGGAGGCAGCTTCTATGTCCACCCCACACTCTCTCAGGTCTGCTTCATAGAAGATGAGGTTTCCTTTCTCCAGCTGCTCAAAGGCCAGCTTTCCCAGGGAGAGAGTTGTCTTCTTGGTCTCTGTGTTCCAGACTGGACCGGTGCTACCCTGGTACTTTGCGTTACTTTGCTTTgtctgaaccaccaggaagtggatgtacatctcagtcagatTCTTGGGCAGCTCGGCTCTCTCTCCGATTCTCAACACATTGTCAAGGAccgtagcagtgatccagcagaagaccgggatgtggcacatgacgTGGAGGCTTCGTGACGCCTCCACGTGGGAGATGATTCTGGCGGAGTGCTGGTCATCTTCAAATCTCCTTCTGAAGTACTCCGCCTTCTGTAGGTCGTTGAACCCTCTCACCTCCGTCACCCTATCAATGCATTCAGGAGGGATCTGTTTGGCTGCAGCAGGTCtggtggttatccagaggcgggCAGAGGGAAGCAGTGTACCTCGTATGAGATTAGTCAGCAGTACTTGGACTGAAGCTGACTCTGTGAAGTCCGTCAGGATCTcgttgttgtggaagtccagaggaggTCGACATTCGTCCAGACCGTCAAATACGAACAAAACCTGAAAACTATCAAATCGGCAGATTCCTGCTTCTTTGGTTTCAGTAAAGAAGTGATGAAGAAGTTCCACCAAActgtattttttgtcttttagcAAGTTCAGCTCTCGGAAGGAGAATGGGAAAACAAAGTGTAGGTTTTTGTTGGCTTTGTTTTCGGCCCAGTCCAGGATGTACTTCTGCGTCaggactgttttcccaatgccggCCACGCCCTTTGTCACCAGAGTTCTGACTGGCTCATCTCTTAGGGGTAAAGGTTTAAATATGTCCTTCCATCCAATTGTTGTTTGTGAACCTGCCGTTTTCCGGGATGCTGCTTctatctgtctgacctcatgttgaTCTTCTACCTCTCCCTCTGGGATGTAGAGCTCGGTGTAGATCtgattcagaagggttgggtttcctgctttggCAATTCCTTCAAACAAACACTGATACTTGTCCTTCAGTTTAGACTTGAGTTTACGTTGGCAAGTTGCAGCATTAGTTTCTGAGGAAGTAACAGGATTAATGGTCAACGGATGATGCAGTAATTATGTCAAAACCTGGTTCCACTAATCAAAAATTACCTTAATTTAGAATGATGATGCATATTGAAAACAATTATATTCAGGAATCCAATTCAGCATCATCAACCTCACATTTTCAGTGTGGGTTCAGATCTGGAGTTTATAGATTTAATAGAAAACGCCCATATAAGCTtcttactgctctgcagggAATCAGCCAGCTGCTTGGACTTCAAGGTCATGAGGAAGTTCAGTGCAAGTGTCAGAACTGCATCTCTGTTGCTgttcctctgctcttcatcttcACCACCCTTGACTTCATCGTCTTCGTTCAGCTCCTCTAAGAATTCTTGATTTTCTGTCTCCAGAACTTTCTTTAACTTATTGAGCTGGTTCTTcacaaaagtcaaaatattttcttcaaGAAGCTGGAAAAGTAAAGATCAGCAATTAAAAGGTTTTCACAATGATGGAAACTGACATCACATTCGCCATAAATCAAGTCATTAACATGTAGATACACTTCAGGGCCCCAAGTTTCTTTGGTAGCAGTCAAATAACCACAAAATATAGTTCATATTAGTCTTTGGTCCTTTTGTACCTTTGAACGACAGCTGTCTTTATACGctgttttaaaaactaaaatacatgTAGTATACCTAGCATAGTCGTGCTAACACAAGCTAATGATGTGCTAACGTACTGTGCTAATGTTAACTCTCTCCCGATGGAATTACTTTACATATATTCTTCCAATCTCTCTGGTTGATGAGCATGATTACACAAAGTTTAACTAGACGAGCTTCAAATCCACTAAACCAGGCTGGACAGGAAGAACTTGGAGAACCGTCCATGAGTCTTTGAGGAAGTCACGCTACGATCGGTGAAGAACAAAAACTGGGCCAAAAGTGACAaagtaattattttaataatttaattgatTAAA carries:
- the LOC119198768 gene encoding high choriolytic enzyme 1-like, translated to MEKTSIMTPAFLFLFFLSLTPSGATDDDAPIEKMDVSETIARANDGIDTRLEHGDIVPNLQRNADPCVSSGCKWPKSGSYVYVPVIISNEYTRNEQNIIIQSLLTFHRTTCIRFVWRRTQQQYLSFFSGSGCWSYLGRQSQGQQISLRRNGCLFTDTVQHEVLHALGFHHEQVRSDRDNFVSILQENIRPGTERNFEKQPTNNLGTPYDFESVMHYSKYAFSRNGEPTIVSKADPDMEFGSASAMSRNDIARVNALYQCNV
- the LOC119198759 gene encoding NACHT, LRR and PYD domains-containing protein 12-like; this encodes MLLEENILTFVKNQLNKLKKVLETENQEFLEELNEDDEVKGGEDEEQRNSNRDAVLTLALNFLMTLKSKQLADSLQSKTNAATCQRKLKSKLKDKYQCLFEGIAKAGNPTLLNQIYTELYIPEGEVEDQHEVRQIEAASRKTAGSQTTIGWKDIFKPLPLRDEPVRTLVTKGVAGIGKTVLTQKYILDWAENKANKNLHFVFPFSFRELNLLKDKKYSLVELLHHFFTETKEAGICRFDSFQVLFVFDGLDECRPPLDFHNNEILTDFTESASVQVLLTNLIRGTLLPSARLWITTRPAAAKQIPPECIDRVTEVRGFNDLQKAEYFRRRFEDDQHSARIISHVEASRSLHVMCHIPVFCWITATVLDNVLRIGERAELPKNLTEMYIHFLVVQTKQSNAKYQGSTGPVWNTETKKTTLSLGKLAFEQLEKGNLIFYEADLRECGVDIEAASIHSGIFTEIFNGAGLTQEKVFCFVHLSVQEFLAALYVFLTFVNTGIDPLRDVRRPLYSNMPFKRLYQKAVDKALESPNGHLDLFVRFLLGLLLETNQTLLQDLMKSTKGKQQVKELLVQYIKKKIKDDPPLEKSINLFHCLNELDDCSLVEEIQKYLRLGRLSGDKPSPSQWSALVFILLSSQKELDVFDLNKYSDSEEGFLKLLPVVKASRTALLSGCNLSTKGCEALASVLTKNCILRELDLSNNDLQDSGVKLLSDGLRSPDCRLEILSLSGCQVSEEGFTSLVSALTSNPSHLRELDLSFNHPEGPGKTLLAAKLEDPAWKLETLKIDHCGKCRLKPSILKYFCELSLDPTTAGQNLSLSDNNLVTTLVKEKQPRADHPERFDRWRQLLCREGLTGRCYWEVQWKGRVHIGVTYRGINRRGDGDDCCIGWNDQSWSLFCTAQSFTAWHNKEPEEVSVSPSDSNRMALYLDWPAGTVSFYLLPCFGSSVKRTHLHTFRCSFTGALYPAFGFGRMRDLWTPSSVQLSQIVE